A single genomic interval of Solimonas sp. K1W22B-7 harbors:
- a CDS encoding RHS repeat protein, whose product MRRWQTGGSACTAPEPELKVTQTPKTLCEAAAANPHRSNPVNCTTGRKIQKETDYADADFRMERSFASKLSSDTTAPEGWNFPRPQITITTVLSYDVAVFSYGSWRRAFIRDTGTTAWTSNRYDDGKLTQVSGLQVFKESSGTSYEFDSLGRLSARVEADGRRFNISYSSNGYGGQTETYTHAVTGRVYQIAYDASQHALEFVDPAGNHTTYAWDSLGRLESVTYPDDTPLVTTDNPVRQYLYEDSSFPQALTGIIDENGDRYATYAYDSSGRTVLSEHAGGAQRFTFDYLTGTTTRIREYFDATRYTESLMSFAAIADKPLRVTSLAYNSCPDCGLSSNTESYTYDSNGYLKTKVDKRGITTQYTFDATYGVETSRIEAQGTAQARYVETSWTTSGPLRSSAAADVVSGSYYYRFYNSYNSSGQITSNQDHASSSRQTDYGYDTSQRLITVNGPRTDVWDVTTLAYDSHSNVSQITNPLGHITQITHYDASGRPLRIVDPNGIITLLTYDARGKLLTRSTAGETIGFEYDKAGQLKKVTTPHGAWLSYTYDAAHRLTGIADQDGNRIAYTLDWAGNRTAEEVYDPGNTLRRSQTRVYDGLSRLKEVQGANGQVASYGYDGNGNVLTQTVDGRTATHEYDSLDRLLKVTDPDSGITQYGYNFRDVVNSVTDPRGLATTYTVNNLEQITQQQSPDTGTTGSITYDSADNLKTRTDAKSQAVAYSYDALSRVTQAAYASGPTITYTYDQGSYGKGHLTEISGPGVTLSWVYNAQGRLASKTQVVGARTLTTSYTYDSAGRLATQTLPSGKVLGYSWTSNRLTGMTLDGNPVTSNIAQEPFGPIAEWDFANGETVTRAFDQSGRMTDHSLGSISYDTADRITGLTHGGISQLTGSKTYGYDSLDRLTSYLGSSFSIGYSYDADGNRTQQSGTAGTIDYTSATTSNQLNSLTDGSTTQNFTYDANGSLTADGIHTYGYDKTGRLTSLDGTVSYAYNGLGQRVSKSTGIVYAYDEAGHLIGEYDASTGAAIQETVWMGDTPVAVVKGSSTYYVHADHLNTPRQIDDASGDPVWVWDTITFGSSAPDQDPLSTGTPFVYNLRHPGQVYEAESGLFQNWHRDYNPGLGRYVESDPIGLEGGISTYAYTLGSPIRFSDRTGQAIDADPFTPGPFAPWLVGTWVHERFAQYVRAQGFEANNTAQGLFERDRPDVFDRNRKNIWELKPLTCESGPGRGAALAQLGAYAAIANRTDPFWSAGRSSRLFPSGPVTLTDTFYNGATVRVTYFPDPVDTSGLVFYEWELVRSLVESLQSNKATSCGCERATAPMLSPIPLLIP is encoded by the coding sequence GTGCGCCGATGGCAGACCGGCGGCAGTGCCTGCACGGCACCCGAGCCGGAGCTGAAGGTTACGCAAACTCCGAAGACGCTTTGTGAAGCGGCGGCAGCCAACCCCCACAGGTCCAATCCCGTCAACTGCACCACCGGCCGCAAGATCCAGAAAGAGACCGACTACGCCGATGCGGACTTCCGCATGGAGCGCAGCTTTGCCAGCAAGCTGTCCAGCGACACGACAGCGCCCGAAGGCTGGAACTTCCCCAGGCCGCAGATCACCATCACCACGGTGCTGAGCTACGACGTGGCGGTGTTCTCCTACGGCAGTTGGCGCCGCGCCTTCATCCGCGACACCGGCACCACCGCCTGGACCTCCAACCGTTACGACGACGGCAAGCTTACCCAGGTCAGCGGCCTGCAGGTCTTCAAGGAGTCTTCGGGCACCAGTTACGAGTTCGACAGCCTGGGCCGCCTGTCCGCCCGCGTGGAAGCCGACGGCCGGCGCTTCAACATCAGCTACAGCAGCAACGGCTACGGCGGCCAGACCGAAACCTACACCCACGCCGTCACCGGCCGGGTCTACCAGATCGCCTATGACGCCAGCCAGCACGCCCTGGAGTTCGTCGATCCGGCCGGCAACCACACCACCTACGCCTGGGACAGCCTGGGCCGGCTGGAGTCCGTCACCTATCCCGACGACACCCCGCTCGTTACCACCGACAACCCCGTCCGCCAGTATCTCTACGAGGACAGCAGCTTTCCCCAGGCCCTCACCGGCATCATCGACGAGAACGGCGACCGCTACGCCACCTATGCCTACGACAGCAGCGGCCGCACCGTGCTCAGCGAGCATGCCGGCGGCGCGCAGCGCTTCACCTTCGACTACCTGACCGGCACCACCACCCGGATCCGGGAGTATTTCGACGCCACCCGCTACACCGAAAGCCTGATGAGCTTCGCGGCGATCGCGGACAAGCCCCTGCGCGTCACCTCGCTGGCCTACAACAGCTGCCCCGACTGCGGCTTGTCCAGCAATACCGAGAGCTACACCTACGACAGCAACGGCTATCTAAAGACCAAGGTCGACAAGCGCGGCATCACCACCCAATACACTTTCGACGCCACCTACGGCGTGGAGACCAGCCGCATCGAGGCCCAGGGCACGGCTCAGGCCCGCTATGTGGAGACCAGCTGGACCACCTCAGGGCCTTTGCGCAGCTCCGCCGCTGCCGACGTGGTGAGCGGCAGTTATTACTATCGTTTTTATAACAGCTACAACAGCTCTGGCCAGATTACCTCGAACCAGGACCACGCGTCCTCCTCGCGCCAGACCGATTACGGCTACGACACGAGCCAACGCCTGATCACCGTCAACGGTCCGCGCACCGACGTCTGGGACGTCACCACGCTGGCCTACGACAGCCATAGCAACGTCAGCCAGATCACCAACCCCCTGGGCCATATCACCCAGATCACCCACTACGACGCCAGCGGCAGGCCGCTGCGCATCGTCGACCCCAACGGCATCATCACCCTGCTGACCTACGACGCCCGCGGCAAGCTGCTCACCCGCAGCACCGCTGGCGAAACCATCGGCTTCGAATACGACAAGGCCGGGCAACTCAAGAAGGTCACCACGCCCCACGGCGCCTGGCTCTCGTATACCTACGACGCTGCCCACCGTCTGACCGGCATCGCCGACCAGGACGGCAACCGCATCGCCTACACCCTGGACTGGGCCGGCAACCGCACGGCCGAAGAGGTCTACGACCCCGGCAACACCCTGCGCCGCAGCCAGACCCGGGTCTACGACGGGCTCAGCCGCCTCAAGGAAGTGCAGGGCGCCAACGGGCAGGTCGCCAGCTACGGCTACGACGGCAACGGCAACGTCCTCACCCAGACCGTGGACGGCCGCACCGCCACCCACGAGTACGACAGCCTCGATCGCCTGCTCAAGGTCACCGACCCTGACAGCGGCATCACCCAGTACGGCTACAACTTCCGCGACGTGGTCAACAGCGTCACCGACCCGCGCGGCCTCGCGACGACCTATACCGTCAACAACCTCGAGCAGATCACCCAGCAGCAGAGCCCGGACACCGGCACCACCGGCAGCATCACCTACGACTCTGCCGACAACCTCAAGACCCGCACCGACGCCAAGAGCCAGGCCGTCGCCTACAGCTACGACGCCCTCAGCCGCGTGACCCAGGCCGCCTACGCTAGCGGCCCCACCATCACCTACACCTACGACCAGGGCAGCTACGGCAAGGGGCATCTGACCGAGATCAGCGGCCCCGGCGTCACCCTGAGCTGGGTCTACAACGCGCAAGGGCGCCTGGCCAGCAAGACCCAGGTCGTCGGCGCCCGCACGCTCACCACCAGCTACACCTACGACAGCGCCGGCCGCCTGGCCACGCAGACCCTGCCCAGCGGCAAGGTGCTGGGGTACAGCTGGACCAGCAACCGGCTCACCGGCATGACGCTGGACGGCAACCCCGTCACCAGCAACATTGCGCAGGAGCCGTTCGGGCCTATTGCCGAGTGGGACTTTGCCAACGGAGAGACGGTCACCAGGGCTTTCGATCAGTCCGGCCGCATGACCGACCACAGCCTGGGTAGCATCAGCTACGACACGGCCGACCGCATCACCGGGCTCACTCATGGCGGAATCTCGCAGCTGACCGGCTCCAAGACCTACGGCTACGACAGCCTGGACCGGCTGACCAGCTATCTCGGGTCCAGCTTCAGCATCGGCTACAGCTACGACGCCGACGGCAACCGCACGCAGCAGAGCGGCACTGCCGGCACCATCGACTACACCTCGGCCACCACCAGCAACCAGCTGAACAGCCTGACCGACGGCAGCACCACGCAAAACTTCACCTACGACGCCAACGGTAGCCTGACGGCCGATGGAATCCACACCTACGGCTACGACAAGACCGGCCGGCTGACCAGCCTCGACGGCACGGTTAGCTACGCCTACAACGGCCTGGGGCAGCGGGTAAGCAAGAGCACGGGCATCGTCTACGCCTATGACGAGGCCGGGCACCTGATCGGCGAGTACGACGCCAGCACGGGGGCAGCGATCCAGGAGACGGTGTGGATGGGCGATACGCCCGTGGCGGTGGTCAAGGGATCAAGCACCTACTACGTGCATGCCGACCACCTGAACACGCCGCGGCAGATCGATGACGCCAGCGGCGATCCGGTTTGGGTGTGGGACACGATTACGTTTGGGTCTTCGGCGCCGGACCAGGATCCGTTGTCCACTGGGACGCCGTTTGTTTATAACCTCAGGCATCCGGGGCAGGTTTATGAAGCGGAGTCGGGACTTTTCCAGAACTGGCATCGGGATTACAACCCCGGGCTGGGGCGGTATGTGGAAAGCGATCCGATAGGGCTCGAAGGCGGAATAAGTACATATGCCTATACTCTAGGCTCACCCATCCGATTCTCGGATCGCACCGGCCAGGCGATTGATGCGGATCCGTTTACACCAGGACCCTTTGCACCTTGGCTTGTAGGTACATGGGTTCATGAACGATTCGCACAATATGTTCGAGCACAAGGCTTTGAAGCGAACAACACAGCTCAGGGCCTATTTGAAAGGGACCGGCCAGATGTATTTGACCGTAATCGCAAGAATATTTGGGAGCTGAAGCCTCTGACCTGTGAAAGCGGCCCGGGCCGTGGGGCGGCACTCGCGCAACTCGGCGCATATGCAGCTATTGCCAATAGAACTGATCCATTCTGGAGCGCAGGGAGAAGTAGCAGGCTATTTCCCAGTGGGCCTGTGACACTTACGGACACCTTTTACAATGGTGCAACTGTGCGAGTCACATATTTTCCAGATCCTGTAGATACTTCCGGGCTAGTATTCTACGAATGGGAGTTGGTGCGAAGTTTGGTTGAAAGCCTACAATCAAACAAAGCCACCTCTTGTGGGTGCGAAAGGGCTACAGCGCCTATGCTAAGCCCAATACCACTTCTGATTCCTTAA
- a CDS encoding IS3 family transposase — protein MTDQAPQGMLGIEALCRLAGVSRAGYYRHWQASAPRQEQTALRDAIQQLALAHRHYGYRRIAAQLRREGWIANHKRVLQLMRQDNLLCLRKRAFVPMTTDSRHGWRVVPNLARGLILTGLDQLWVADITYVHLRETFAYLAIVLDAYSRKVIGWALESHLQASLATAALKMALAARQPPPDSLIHHSDRGVQYACADYAALLQAHHIQPSMSRVGNPCDNAKAESFMKTLKQEEVDGRAYRNVHEARTQIGSFIEEVYNRQRLYSALDYRPPLEYEALHPRLRQASLTVGSLTHSCP, from the coding sequence ATGACGGATCAGGCGCCGCAAGGCATGCTGGGAATTGAAGCGCTGTGCCGGCTGGCCGGCGTCAGCCGGGCCGGCTACTACCGCCACTGGCAGGCTTCGGCGCCGCGCCAAGAACAAACCGCGTTGCGCGACGCGATCCAGCAGCTGGCACTGGCCCATCGGCACTACGGCTACCGACGGATCGCCGCCCAGCTGCGGCGCGAGGGCTGGATCGCCAATCACAAGCGGGTCCTGCAGTTGATGCGCCAGGACAACCTGCTGTGCCTGCGCAAGCGCGCCTTCGTGCCCATGACCACCGATTCGCGACATGGCTGGCGCGTCGTGCCCAACCTGGCGCGCGGCCTGATCCTGACCGGCCTCGACCAGCTCTGGGTGGCGGACATCACCTATGTGCATTTGCGTGAGACCTTCGCCTATCTGGCGATCGTTCTGGATGCGTACAGCCGCAAGGTGATCGGCTGGGCCTTGGAATCGCATCTGCAGGCTTCGCTTGCCACCGCTGCGCTGAAGATGGCCCTGGCCGCGCGCCAGCCGCCGCCGGATAGCCTGATCCACCACTCGGACCGGGGCGTCCAGTACGCCTGCGCGGACTACGCCGCGCTGCTGCAGGCGCACCACATCCAGCCCAGCATGAGCCGGGTCGGCAACCCTTGTGACAACGCCAAGGCCGAGAGCTTCATGAAAACCCTCAAGCAGGAGGAGGTCGACGGGCGGGCCTACCGTAACGTCCACGAAGCACGCACGCAGATCGGCAGCTTCATCGAGGAGGTCTACAATCGACAGCGACTGTATTCAGCGTTGGACTATCGTCCTCCGCTGGAGTACGAAGCTTTGCATCCGAGACTACGTCAGGCATCGCTAACCGTAGGCTCGCTCACTCACAGCTGCCCCTGA
- a CDS encoding helix-turn-helix domain-containing protein, whose translation MNISATGFSREFKLAAVQRMLQGENVTALASELGIRRKHLYLWRDRFRAGGADALRGRGRPPRAVSALKPQAVSGKPDVLAAAQQRIADLERKIGRQQVELDFFQQALRHIEGARRPSAAPGAKASIRSSKR comes from the coding sequence TTGAACATATCCGCAACAGGCTTCAGCCGCGAGTTCAAACTTGCGGCGGTGCAGCGGATGCTCCAGGGCGAAAACGTCACCGCGCTGGCCAGCGAGCTGGGCATTCGCCGCAAGCATCTCTATCTGTGGCGGGACCGGTTCCGAGCCGGTGGCGCCGACGCCCTGCGCGGCCGAGGCCGACCACCACGAGCGGTTTCAGCGCTGAAGCCCCAGGCAGTTTCTGGCAAGCCGGACGTGCTGGCTGCAGCCCAACAGCGCATCGCTGATCTGGAACGCAAGATCGGCCGCCAGCAGGTCGAACTCGATTTTTTTCAACAAGCCTTGCGGCACATCGAGGGCGCACGCCGGCCGAGCGCCGCGCCTGGCGCGAAGGCGTCTATACGGTCATCCAAGCGATGA
- a CDS encoding RHS repeat-associated core domain-containing protein: MWDTITFGSSAPDQDPLSTGTPFVYNLRHPGQVYDAESGLLQNWHRDYHPGMGRYIQSDPIGLLGGINTFAYAGGNPLSNIDPSGLFITSVDAACAMSPALCGELIGQITENSGAIAVKQSGDNCIAQSAADGADTLRGIGIAMEFAGVAGAATKFAAAGVMGVAKKAAGGPIHHICTNKNCVSALTGGPWTPRFAELFEKAGMNLENSLNKIVVAGHKGPHPEAYHQAVYDRLVSATQGLNGSAYRNALQLELKALALEIKNPGSFLNRLVSP; the protein is encoded by the coding sequence GTGTGGGACACGATTACGTTTGGCAGCTCGGCGCCGGATCAGGATCCGCTCTCCACCGGGACGCCGTTTGTTTACAACCTGAGGCATCCGGGGCAGGTTTATGACGCGGAGTCGGGGTTGCTGCAGAACTGGCATCGGGATTACCACCCGGGTATGGGGCGGTACATTCAGAGCGATCCGATTGGGCTGCTGGGCGGGATCAATACCTTTGCCTATGCCGGCGGCAATCCGCTGAGCAATATCGACCCCTCCGGGCTGTTCATTACCAGCGTAGACGCGGCCTGCGCAATGAGTCCTGCGCTGTGCGGAGAGCTAATCGGGCAGATAACCGAGAACTCTGGGGCAATAGCTGTGAAGCAGTCTGGGGACAACTGCATTGCCCAGAGCGCGGCTGATGGTGCGGATACCTTGCGTGGTATTGGTATTGCGATGGAGTTTGCTGGTGTTGCGGGCGCCGCTACGAAGTTTGCCGCAGCGGGCGTAATGGGAGTTGCAAAGAAAGCAGCAGGGGGGCCAATACATCATATCTGCACGAATAAAAACTGCGTTTCAGCACTAACCGGAGGGCCGTGGACCCCTAGATTTGCAGAGCTCTTCGAAAAAGCCGGAATGAATCTGGAAAATTCGTTGAACAAGATAGTGGTCGCTGGCCACAAGGGCCCTCACCCAGAAGCGTATCATCAGGCAGTATACGATCGTCTAGTAAGTGCTACCCAAGGTCTTAATGGGAGTGCTTACCGCAATGCTCTGCAATTGGAGCTAAAGGCGCTTGCGTTGGAAATTAAGAACCCTGGATCATTCCTGAATAGGTTGGTTAGTCCTTAG
- a CDS encoding imm11 family protein — translation MTKFFRLIADSEATDRWYLKAPINSLGKEVDPRLFTEGKAFLLKENLTIPIRQNGRKVEFNFGAFDMIVTPAKLNAKLVEVAGVSIQRIPACIESVSQEFEILNVLDKVNCIDESASRFVKWTVADGRPEKIGQYRMISPLRINGDAAEGRHLFRVNEWPIALIASESIKNLLAEQVTSGVQFEAVN, via the coding sequence ATGACTAAGTTTTTTCGATTGATTGCCGATTCGGAAGCAACGGATCGCTGGTACTTGAAAGCCCCCATCAATTCATTGGGCAAGGAGGTCGATCCTCGCCTCTTTACGGAGGGGAAGGCTTTTCTTCTGAAGGAAAATTTAACCATCCCGATTCGGCAGAATGGGAGGAAAGTGGAGTTTAATTTTGGGGCTTTTGACATGATCGTCACGCCTGCAAAGCTCAATGCAAAACTTGTAGAAGTTGCAGGTGTATCAATTCAAAGAATACCCGCTTGCATCGAATCTGTAAGCCAAGAATTCGAAATACTGAATGTCCTGGACAAAGTTAACTGTATTGATGAATCCGCGTCACGATTCGTCAAATGGACGGTAGCTGATGGACGCCCGGAGAAGATAGGCCAATACCGAATGATCTCCCCGCTTAGAATAAATGGGGACGCCGCCGAAGGAAGGCATCTGTTCCGCGTCAATGAGTGGCCTATCGCGCTTATAGCCTCGGAATCCATTAAAAATCTTCTTGCGGAGCAGGTAACCAGTGGGGTGCAGTTTGAAGCGGTAAATTGA
- a CDS encoding serine/threonine-protein kinase, with protein sequence MATAAGGGAQESRDSGLRQLGKYEISGELGRGSFGRVYRGFDPFVQREVAIKVADTLDGELPEQLQKAFFAEARAAGRLHHPGIVTLFDAGTEGSLNYLVMEFVAGETLKRPCQRDAPRPKIERVADLMLKCALALDYVHRAGVLHKDIKPGNIMVTPAGQPKIMDFGIAALAGADRSGGISGSPLFMSPEQIEGRELTPAADLYSLGMVMYLLLTGEPPFIARDTRTLFARIQREPAPPVQSKREDLPDAVCEVVNRLLAKDPAARYPSGRKLAEDLAPLAQEGGPRRRALKMSHDSLRRLEFFKAFRSPELAELMDASTSVTYRAGDTIIREGETDNALYILLMGIAEVRKNGQMIALLEKGDCFGEIGFLYAVQRTASVVASTDVLVLQVNAALLDKMSDECQLRYYRIFCENLILRLTATTEKAATLLPKSDLALDFILP encoded by the coding sequence ATGGCCACTGCGGCAGGCGGCGGGGCTCAGGAAAGCCGGGATTCCGGCCTGCGCCAGCTGGGAAAATACGAGATCAGCGGCGAACTGGGCCGAGGCAGCTTCGGCCGGGTCTACCGCGGATTCGACCCCTTCGTGCAGCGGGAAGTGGCCATCAAGGTCGCCGATACCCTGGACGGCGAGCTGCCCGAGCAGCTCCAGAAGGCCTTTTTCGCCGAGGCGCGCGCGGCCGGGCGCCTGCACCACCCCGGCATCGTCACCCTGTTCGACGCCGGCACCGAAGGCTCCCTGAACTACCTGGTCATGGAGTTCGTGGCCGGCGAGACGCTGAAACGCCCCTGCCAGCGCGACGCCCCCCGGCCCAAGATCGAGCGGGTGGCCGACCTGATGCTCAAGTGCGCCCTGGCCCTGGATTACGTCCACCGCGCCGGCGTGCTGCACAAGGACATCAAGCCCGGCAACATCATGGTGACCCCCGCGGGCCAGCCCAAGATCATGGACTTCGGCATCGCCGCCCTGGCCGGGGCCGACCGCTCCGGCGGCATCAGCGGCTCGCCGCTGTTCATGTCGCCCGAGCAGATCGAGGGCCGCGAGCTGACCCCGGCCGCCGACCTCTACTCCCTGGGCATGGTCATGTACCTGCTGCTGACCGGCGAGCCGCCATTCATTGCCCGCGACACCCGTACCCTGTTCGCCCGCATCCAGCGCGAGCCCGCGCCGCCGGTGCAGAGCAAGCGCGAGGACCTGCCCGACGCGGTCTGCGAGGTGGTCAACCGCCTGCTGGCCAAGGACCCCGCGGCGCGCTACCCCAGCGGCCGCAAGCTGGCCGAGGATCTGGCGCCGCTGGCCCAGGAAGGCGGCCCGCGGCGCCGGGCGCTGAAGATGAGCCACGATTCCCTGCGCCGCCTGGAGTTCTTCAAGGCCTTCCGCAGCCCGGAACTGGCGGAATTGATGGACGCCAGCACCAGCGTCACCTACCGCGCCGGCGACACCATCATCCGCGAGGGCGAGACCGACAACGCGCTGTACATCCTGCTGATGGGCATCGCCGAGGTGCGCAAGAACGGCCAGATGATCGCCCTGCTGGAAAAAGGCGACTGCTTCGGCGAGATCGGCTTCCTCTACGCCGTGCAGCGCACCGCCAGCGTGGTGGCCAGCACCGACGTGCTGGTGCTGCAGGTCAACGCCGCGCTGCTCGACAAGATGTCGGACGAATGCCAGCTGCGCTACTACCGCATCTTCTGCGAGAACCTGATCCTGCGGCTGACGGCCACCACCGAGAAGGCGGCGACGCTGCTGCCGAAGTCGGACCTGGCGCTGGATTTCATATTGCCGTAG
- the alaS gene encoding alanine--tRNA ligase, translated as MNSNEVRARFLDFFRSKGHTVVPSSPLVPGNDPTLLFTNAGMVQFKDVFTGQDKRPYVRAASSQKCVRAGGKHNDLENVGYTARHHTFFEMLGNFSFGDYFKKDAIHYAWEFITGKDWLGIDKSRLLVTVYATDDEAYDLWKNEIGVPADRIVRIGDNKGAKFASDNFWSMGDTGPCGPCTEIFYDHDPDGSKGIWGGPPGSPEEDGDRWIEIWNLVFMQFERSADGSMTELPAPSVDTGMGLERISALMQGSNDNYQTDTFRHLIGAVARLAKQQPYESASQKVIADHIRAASFLITDGVLPSNEGRGYVLRRIMRRAIRHGYKLGLNEPFFYKLVGTLAEVMGSAYPELNEKRAQIEKAIRQEEDSFAVTLDKGMKLLDEAIGKLKDKTIPGEVVFKLYDTYGFPLDLTADIARERELALDLPGYEREMEAQRDRARAASSFKGGATLAYDGADSCFVGYDGLVQEGARVLALYRDGQAVNELKAGEAGAVVLDNTPFYATGGGQVGDKGRIVAATGGFEVEETQKLKGAVSGHFGRQKDGALKVGDAVRAAVTESLRRASMRNHSATHLMHRALRDVLGGHVAQKGSVVDEQRTRFDFSHGQPVTAAEIAEIEDRVNRAILANVPVSAEVMKYDDAIKAGAMALFGEKYGDEVRVLAMGDFSTELCGGTHVSRTGDIGLFKIVAEGGVAAGVRRVEAVTGENALAYLRETEAKYKLALSYWKVASASLDDVQELVDKAKEERRLLEKEVIALKGKLASSAGSDLAGQAREIKGVKVLVARVDGVEGNDLRTLLDQLKNKLGSGIVLLGAASGEKVSLIAGVTNDLTGKVKAGELVNFAAGQVGGKGGGKPDMAQAGGTQPQNLGPALDSAYAWVEQKL; from the coding sequence ATGAACAGCAATGAAGTCCGCGCCCGCTTCCTGGATTTCTTCCGGAGCAAGGGCCATACCGTCGTGCCGTCGTCGCCCCTGGTCCCGGGCAACGACCCCACGCTGCTGTTCACCAATGCCGGCATGGTCCAGTTCAAGGACGTGTTCACCGGCCAGGACAAGCGCCCCTACGTGCGCGCGGCCAGCTCGCAGAAATGCGTGCGCGCCGGCGGCAAGCACAACGATCTCGAGAACGTCGGCTACACCGCGCGTCACCACACCTTCTTCGAGATGCTGGGCAACTTCAGCTTCGGCGACTACTTCAAGAAGGACGCCATCCACTACGCCTGGGAATTCATCACCGGCAAGGACTGGCTGGGCATCGACAAGTCGCGCCTGCTGGTGACGGTCTACGCCACCGACGACGAGGCCTACGATCTCTGGAAGAACGAGATCGGCGTGCCGGCCGACCGCATCGTGCGCATCGGCGACAACAAGGGCGCGAAGTTCGCTTCCGACAATTTCTGGAGCATGGGTGACACCGGCCCCTGTGGCCCCTGCACCGAGATCTTCTACGACCACGACCCCGACGGTTCCAAGGGCATCTGGGGCGGCCCCCCGGGCTCGCCGGAAGAAGACGGCGACCGCTGGATCGAGATCTGGAACCTGGTGTTCATGCAGTTCGAGCGCTCCGCCGACGGCAGCATGACCGAGTTGCCGGCGCCCAGCGTCGACACCGGCATGGGCCTGGAGCGCATCAGCGCGCTGATGCAGGGCAGCAACGACAACTACCAGACCGACACCTTCCGTCACCTGATCGGCGCGGTGGCCAGGCTGGCGAAACAGCAGCCCTACGAGAGCGCCTCGCAGAAGGTCATCGCCGACCACATCCGCGCCGCCTCCTTCCTGATCACCGACGGCGTGCTGCCCTCCAACGAGGGCCGCGGCTACGTGCTGCGCCGCATCATGCGCCGCGCCATCCGTCACGGGTACAAGCTGGGCCTCAACGAGCCGTTCTTTTACAAGCTGGTCGGCACGCTGGCCGAGGTCATGGGCAGCGCCTACCCGGAGCTGAACGAGAAGCGCGCGCAGATCGAGAAAGCCATCCGCCAGGAAGAGGACAGCTTCGCCGTCACGCTCGACAAGGGCATGAAGCTGCTCGACGAGGCCATCGGCAAGCTCAAGGACAAGACCATCCCGGGCGAGGTGGTGTTCAAGCTCTACGACACCTACGGCTTCCCGCTGGACCTCACCGCCGACATCGCGCGCGAGCGCGAGCTGGCACTGGACCTGCCCGGCTACGAGCGCGAGATGGAAGCGCAGCGTGACCGCGCCCGCGCCGCCAGCAGCTTCAAGGGCGGCGCTACGCTGGCCTATGACGGCGCCGACAGCTGCTTCGTTGGCTACGACGGCCTGGTGCAGGAGGGCGCCAGGGTGCTCGCCCTGTACCGTGACGGCCAGGCGGTGAATGAACTCAAGGCCGGCGAAGCTGGCGCCGTGGTGCTCGACAACACGCCGTTCTACGCCACCGGCGGCGGCCAGGTCGGCGACAAGGGCCGCATTGTTGCTGCCACGGGGGGCTTCGAGGTCGAGGAAACCCAGAAGCTCAAGGGTGCCGTCAGCGGCCACTTCGGCCGCCAGAAGGACGGCGCGCTGAAAGTTGGCGACGCCGTGCGCGCCGCGGTCACCGAGAGCCTGCGCCGCGCCAGCATGCGCAACCACTCCGCCACCCACCTGATGCACCGCGCGCTGCGCGACGTGCTGGGCGGCCATGTGGCGCAGAAGGGCTCGGTGGTCGACGAGCAGCGCACCCGCTTCGACTTCTCGCATGGCCAGCCGGTCACGGCCGCCGAGATCGCCGAGATCGAGGACCGCGTCAACCGCGCCATCCTGGCCAACGTGCCGGTGAGCGCCGAAGTGATGAAGTACGACGACGCCATCAAGGCCGGCGCCATGGCGCTGTTCGGCGAGAAGTACGGCGACGAAGTGCGCGTGCTGGCGATGGGCGACTTCTCCACCGAACTCTGCGGCGGCACCCATGTGTCCCGCACCGGCGACATCGGCTTGTTCAAGATCGTGGCCGAGGGCGGCGTTGCTGCCGGCGTGCGCCGCGTCGAGGCCGTCACCGGCGAGAACGCGCTGGCCTACCTGCGCGAGACCGAGGCTAAGTACAAGCTAGCGCTCAGCTACTGGAAGGTGGCTTCGGCTTCTCTTGATGATGTTCAAGAGCTGGTAGACAAAGCGAAAGAGGAAAGGCGTCTACTGGAGAAGGAAGTTATTGCGCTCAAGGGCAAGCTCGCCTCCAGCGCCGGCAGCGACCTCGCGGGCCAGGCGCGCGAGATCAAGGGCGTGAAGGTGCTGGTGGCGCGCGTCGACGGCGTCGAGGGCAATGACCTGCGCACGCTGCTCGACCAGCTCAAGAACAAGCTCGGCTCCGGCATCGTCCTGCTGGGCGCCGCCAGCGGCGAGAAGGTCAGCCTGATCGCCGGTGTGACCAACGACCTCACCGGCAAGGTGAAGGCTGGCGAGCTGGTGAATTTCGCGGCAGGGCAGGTGGGCGGCAAGGGCGGCGGCAAGCCCGACATGGCACAGGCCGGCGGCACGCAGCCGCAGAATCTCGGCCCGGCGCTGGACAGCGCCTACGCCTGGGTCGAACAGAAACTCTGA